Proteins encoded by one window of Lutibacter sp. A64:
- a CDS encoding N(5)-(carboxyethyl)ornithine synthase — MALLKMGVIGTSKKVDERRVPIHPEHIKRIPENIRKQLIFEKGYGKPFNISDEEISNQTGGIATRKELLTEIGSVIIAKPVLADLQELKTGGILWGYPHCAQQMPITQTAIDKKLTLIAFEDMFVWNPNGQMGRHTFYKNNEMAGYSAVIHALQLKGIDGHYGNQRKAIIFSFGAVSRGAIYALKAHGFRDITICIQRPDHEVREEILNVEYVRVRKGAINEPRLVLVEHDGSERPFSELISESEIIVNGTYQDTDDPFDFVIEEEKASLNPGTLIIDVSCDEGMGFYFAKPTTFKNPMISIDKIDYYAVDHTPSYYWESASRSISAALIVHLPAVMNGRESWMQNKTIQNAINIDKGVIVKDTILRFQNRDKTYPHLVI; from the coding sequence ATGGCTTTATTAAAAATGGGAGTTATAGGAACTTCAAAAAAAGTAGATGAAAGACGTGTTCCAATTCATCCTGAGCATATAAAAAGAATTCCTGAAAATATTAGAAAACAACTTATTTTTGAAAAAGGATATGGAAAACCTTTCAATATTTCAGATGAAGAAATATCAAATCAAACAGGTGGAATTGCAACCAGAAAAGAACTTCTAACTGAAATAGGTTCAGTTATTATTGCGAAACCTGTATTAGCCGATTTACAAGAGTTAAAAACAGGTGGAATACTTTGGGGATATCCACATTGTGCACAGCAAATGCCGATTACGCAAACAGCTATAGATAAAAAATTAACCTTAATTGCTTTTGAAGATATGTTTGTTTGGAATCCGAACGGACAAATGGGTAGACATACTTTTTATAAAAATAATGAAATGGCAGGCTATAGCGCTGTTATCCACGCTTTACAATTAAAAGGAATAGATGGACATTATGGAAACCAAAGAAAAGCTATTATTTTTAGTTTTGGGGCTGTAAGTAGAGGTGCAATTTATGCTTTAAAAGCACATGGTTTTAGAGATATTACTATTTGTATTCAAAGACCTGATCACGAAGTAAGAGAAGAAATTCTTAATGTGGAATATGTTCGTGTTAGAAAGGGAGCAATAAATGAACCTCGACTTGTTTTGGTAGAACATGATGGTTCAGAAAGACCTTTTTCAGAACTGATTAGTGAATCTGAAATAATAGTTAATGGTACGTATCAAGATACAGATGATCCATTCGATTTTGTTATTGAAGAGGAAAAAGCTAGTTTAAATCCTGGTACTTTAATTATTGATGTAAGTTGCGATGAAGGAATGGGTTTTTATTTTGCAAAACCTACAACTTTTAAAAATCCAATGATATCTATTGATAAAATAGATTATTATGCAGTTGATCACACCCCAAGTTATTATTGGGAAAGTGCTTCAAGATCTATTTCTGCTGCTCTAATTGTACATTTACCAGCAGTAATGAACGGCAGAGAAAGTTGGATGCAAAATAAAACCATACAAAATGCCATAAATATTGATAAAGGTGTTATTGTGAAAGATACCATACTTCGATTTCAAAATCGTGATAAAACGTATCCACATTTGGTGATATAA
- a CDS encoding FAD-dependent monooxygenase — MTTTKKDNWKICNTCKGQGKKRRRIRKKALLNYQKALDKFNKENTNTAAPKRPRGHLEVCSNCSGSGLVPATKTTIPKTDTYPHIAIIGAGIGGVALAVACQHRGIPFTLYERDSDFDVRSQGYGLTLQQASKAIEGFGLFSLKEGVVSTRHVVHTTTGTIIGEWGMRKWLQENSKTTPKRTNIHIARQSLRLNLLNQLNSNSVQWNHQLIALKNNNDNSIDLSFKINDSFKNTKADLVVGADGIRSTVRKYLFGEETMPLRYLGCIVILGICPLKNIETIKSELLDCKTVFQTANGNERIYVMPFTSNTLMWQLSFPISEEKAKKLSALGPSALKKEACKRTQWHTPIPQLLDATLETQISGYPVYDRELLKPELLEKAGTITLIGDAAHPMSPFKGQGANQALLDALSLARNITTGCSPYINWKKIGIRKSVLQNFEEEMLKRSATKVKDSAKAAQFLHSDIVLHKGNEPRGRCEKNVYKKSDDIQKNRNQ; from the coding sequence ATGACTACTACAAAAAAAGACAACTGGAAAATTTGTAATACCTGTAAAGGTCAAGGAAAAAAAAGGCGAAGAATTCGTAAAAAAGCACTACTAAATTATCAAAAAGCATTAGATAAATTTAATAAAGAAAATACAAACACAGCTGCTCCAAAACGACCTAGAGGTCACCTAGAAGTTTGTTCAAATTGTAGTGGATCTGGTTTAGTCCCAGCAACAAAAACTACAATTCCTAAAACAGATACTTATCCGCATATTGCAATAATAGGCGCAGGTATTGGAGGTGTAGCATTAGCGGTTGCCTGTCAACATAGAGGCATTCCATTTACACTATATGAGCGCGATAGTGATTTTGATGTACGATCACAAGGGTATGGACTTACTTTGCAACAAGCAAGCAAAGCAATTGAAGGTTTTGGACTTTTCTCTCTAAAAGAAGGTGTGGTTTCTACACGGCACGTAGTACATACCACAACTGGGACTATAATTGGTGAATGGGGTATGCGAAAATGGTTGCAAGAAAATTCTAAAACAACTCCTAAACGAACTAATATACATATTGCAAGGCAATCGCTTCGTTTAAATTTACTAAATCAACTTAACAGTAACTCAGTACAATGGAATCATCAACTTATTGCACTAAAAAACAATAACGATAATTCTATAGATTTAAGCTTTAAAATTAATGACTCTTTTAAAAATACGAAAGCCGATTTGGTTGTTGGTGCCGATGGTATTCGAAGTACTGTCCGAAAATATTTATTTGGTGAAGAAACAATGCCGCTTCGTTATTTAGGTTGTATTGTAATATTAGGTATTTGTCCTTTAAAAAATATTGAAACAATTAAAAGTGAATTGCTAGATTGCAAAACAGTTTTTCAAACGGCCAATGGTAACGAACGTATTTACGTAATGCCTTTTACTTCAAACACTTTAATGTGGCAATTAAGTTTTCCTATTTCCGAAGAAAAGGCTAAAAAATTAAGTGCTTTAGGCCCTTCAGCATTAAAAAAAGAAGCTTGTAAAAGAACACAATGGCACACTCCTATTCCGCAACTATTAGATGCTACTTTAGAAACTCAAATTTCTGGTTACCCAGTTTACGATAGAGAATTATTGAAACCAGAACTATTAGAAAAAGCAGGAACAATAACACTTATTGGAGATGCAGCCCACCCAATGAGTCCGTTTAAAGGACAAGGAGCCAATCAGGCTTTGTTAGATGCTTTAAGTTTAGCAAGAAACATAACTACTGGTTGTAGCCCTTATATAAATTGGAAAAAAATTGGAATTAGAAAAAGCGTTTTACAAAATTTTGAAGAAGAAATGCTAAAAAGAAGCGCTACCAAAGTAAAAGATTCTGCCAAGGCAGCACAATTTTTACATTCAGATATAGTGCTTCATAAAGGAAATGAACCTAGAGGGCGGTGCGAAAAAAATGTCTATAAAAAAAGTGATGACATTCAAAAAAACAGGAACCAGTGA